A window of the ANME-2 cluster archaeon genome harbors these coding sequences:
- a CDS encoding DUF814 domain-containing protein: VIGGRDAGTNEEVVKKYMEKRDVFFHTEAPGSPVVVVKTEGKEVPQTTLEEAAMFVVSNSGVWKSGRADGDCYWVTPGQVSKTPESGEFVPRGSFIIRGKRNYMTALVGAAVGIQLKGAVRLVGGPPGVVRRLAQYVVEVEPGGFSQNDIAKKVYKMLVDEVGDRQLVKSIASPDRIAMMLPPGESSVKR; this comes from the coding sequence AGTTATAGGGGGCAGGGATGCGGGCACTAATGAGGAAGTGGTTAAGAAGTATATGGAAAAGCGGGATGTCTTTTTCCATACTGAAGCGCCTGGCTCGCCAGTGGTTGTCGTAAAGACTGAAGGTAAGGAAGTTCCGCAGACTACGCTGGAGGAGGCTGCTATGTTTGTGGTCTCCAACTCGGGTGTGTGGAAGTCAGGCCGGGCTGATGGTGACTGTTACTGGGTTACGCCAGGGCAGGTGTCCAAGACCCCTGAGAGTGGTGAGTTCGTGCCCAGGGGTTCGTTCATTATCAGGGGCAAGCGCAATTATATGACTGCCCTGGTGGGTGCAGCAGTGGGGATCCAGCTGAAAGGGGCAGTGAGGCTGGTGGGCGGGCCGCCAGGGGTTGTGCGTAGGCTGGCGCAGTATGTGGTTGAGGTGGAGCCGGGTGGGTTCAGCCAGAACGATATTGCCAAGAAGGTTTACAAGATGCTGGTGGACGAGGTGGGGGATAGGCAGTTGGTGAAGTCGATTGCTTCGCCTGACAGGATCGCTATGATGCTGCCGCCGGGGGAGTCGAGTGTGAAGAGGTAG